The proteins below are encoded in one region of Roseovarius bejariae:
- a CDS encoding DUF4396 domain-containing protein, with the protein MAQDAEHIVALLQSPWVLLAWTALLLPCLAILVFDLHRNNSHLMQLMKWVWALTVVYSGPLGLAIYWWSGRKEISADGPFRRAARSVAHCYSGCGMGEIIGLTLAVGILALGATGTALLTFAFAYVMGFALTVGPLMQEGTGLGVAMRDAIYSETPSIAVMEVVAIGVDLTLAGNAGPAQVLFWSSMIVSLTCGLLAAYPVNLVLIRMGVKEGMMDPRNTRHAHG; encoded by the coding sequence ATGGCGCAAGACGCAGAGCATATCGTGGCACTGCTGCAAAGCCCTTGGGTCCTATTGGCATGGACGGCGCTATTGCTGCCCTGCCTCGCAATTCTCGTGTTTGACCTACACCGCAACAACAGCCACCTCATGCAACTGATGAAATGGGTCTGGGCGCTGACCGTGGTGTATTCCGGCCCCTTGGGGCTGGCTATCTACTGGTGGTCGGGGCGCAAGGAAATTTCCGCGGATGGCCCGTTCCGCAGGGCCGCGCGCTCGGTCGCGCACTGCTACTCGGGGTGCGGGATGGGCGAAATCATCGGCCTGACCCTTGCAGTGGGCATCCTTGCCCTTGGCGCCACCGGAACGGCGCTACTGACCTTTGCCTTCGCTTATGTCATGGGCTTCGCCCTTACCGTGGGGCCGCTCATGCAAGAAGGTACGGGCCTTGGTGTGGCCATGCGTGACGCGATTTATTCCGAAACGCCCAGCATCGCGGTGATGGAGGTCGTCGCCATCGGGGTCGATCTTACCCTCGCAGGCAATGCTGGACCGGCCCAAGTGCTATTTTGGTCGTCGATGATCGTGTCCCTGACCTGCGGTCTGCTGGCGGCCTATCCGGTGAACCTGGTGTTGATCCGCATGGGCGTCAAAGAAGGGATGATGGACCCGCGCAACACGCGCCACGCTCACGGCTAA
- the glyA gene encoding serine hydroxymethyltransferase, with product MPHDGNQPFVSEGFFTESLASRDPEIAEAIGQELGRQRDEIELIASENIVSAAVMEAQGSVMTNKYAEGYPGRRYYGGCEFVDIAENLAIKRACKLFDCGFANVQPNSGSQANQGVFTALLQPGDTILGMSLDAGGHLTHGAAPNQSGKWFNAVQYGVRKEDNLIDYDQIESLAKEHQPKLIIAGGSAIPRQIDFARMREIADMVGAYLHVDMAHFAGLVAAGEHPSPFPHAHVATTTTHKTLRGPRGGMILTNDEAIAKKVNSAIFPGIQGGPLMHVIAAKAVAFGEALRPEFKQYIQQVITNAQAMSDQLIKGGLDTVTHGTDTHVLLVDLRPKGVKGNATEKALGRAHITCNKNGVPFDPEKPTVTSGIRLGSPAGTTRGFGEAEFRQIADWIVEVVDGLATNGEEGNGEVEAKVKAEVEALCARFPMYPNL from the coding sequence ATGCCCCATGACGGAAACCAACCCTTTGTCAGCGAAGGGTTTTTCACCGAATCCCTCGCGTCCCGCGACCCCGAGATCGCCGAGGCGATTGGCCAGGAACTGGGCCGTCAGCGCGACGAGATCGAGTTGATCGCCAGCGAAAACATCGTCAGCGCCGCCGTAATGGAAGCGCAAGGCAGCGTGATGACCAACAAATACGCCGAGGGCTACCCCGGCCGCCGGTATTACGGCGGGTGCGAATTTGTTGATATTGCTGAGAACCTTGCCATTAAGCGCGCTTGCAAGCTGTTCGATTGCGGCTTTGCCAATGTGCAGCCGAACTCGGGTTCTCAGGCTAACCAGGGTGTCTTTACCGCCTTGCTGCAACCGGGTGACACGATCCTGGGCATGAGCCTTGATGCCGGTGGTCACCTGACCCACGGTGCCGCGCCCAACCAATCGGGCAAGTGGTTCAACGCCGTGCAATACGGCGTGCGCAAGGAAGACAACCTGATCGACTACGACCAGATCGAATCGCTGGCGAAAGAGCATCAGCCCAAGCTGATCATCGCGGGCGGCAGCGCCATTCCGCGCCAGATCGACTTTGCCCGCATGCGCGAGATTGCCGATATGGTAGGCGCCTACCTGCACGTGGACATGGCGCACTTTGCCGGCCTCGTCGCGGCAGGCGAGCACCCCTCGCCCTTCCCGCATGCCCATGTGGCGACCACGACCACGCACAAGACCCTGCGCGGCCCGCGCGGCGGCATGATCCTGACCAATGACGAGGCGATTGCCAAGAAGGTCAACTCGGCCATCTTCCCGGGCATTCAGGGCGGCCCCCTGATGCATGTGATCGCGGCCAAGGCCGTGGCCTTTGGCGAGGCGCTGCGCCCCGAATTCAAGCAGTACATTCAACAGGTTATCACCAACGCGCAAGCGATGAGCGACCAGTTGATCAAGGGCGGCTTGGATACCGTGACCCACGGCACCGACACCCACGTTCTACTGGTGGACCTGCGGCCCAAGGGCGTGAAAGGGAATGCCACCGAGAAGGCCCTTGGCCGGGCGCATATCACCTGCAACAAGAACGGCGTGCCGTTCGACCCCGAAAAGCCCACCGTGACCAGCGGTATTCGCTTGGGGTCGCCAGCGGGCACGACCCGTGGCTTTGGCGAGGCCGAGTTCCGCCAGATCGCCGATTGGATCGTCGAGGTTGTCGATGGTCTGGCCACCAATGGCGAGGAGGGCAATGGCGAGGTCGAGGCCAAGGTGAAAGCCGAGGTCGAAGCGCTTTGTGCCCGCTTCCCGATGTATCCCAACCTGTAA
- a CDS encoding alpha/beta fold hydrolase, which produces MLNMIEHGKRTDHPGLLIVHGLYGSARNWGVIAKRLSDSRQVVAVDMRNHGLSPWHDTHSYPDMADDLAQVLEGLDGPFDVLGHSMGGKAAMVLALTRPDLVNRLIVADIAPVAYGHSQIQFIEAMKAVDLDKVERRSDAAEQLKQVVDDPTLITFFTQSLDVKEKKWRLNLDVLAREMPRILSFPEVAGQFDKPTLFLSGANSDYVKREYREGIKALFPQAQFAKIPGAGHWLHAEKPREFEAAVRTWTT; this is translated from the coding sequence ATGTTGAACATGATTGAACATGGCAAGCGCACCGACCATCCGGGGCTGTTGATCGTGCACGGGCTTTATGGCTCGGCCCGCAATTGGGGCGTGATCGCCAAACGGCTGTCGGATAGCCGACAGGTGGTGGCGGTGGATATGCGCAACCATGGGCTAAGCCCTTGGCACGACACGCATTCTTATCCTGACATGGCGGATGACTTGGCGCAGGTTCTGGAGGGTTTGGACGGCCCGTTTGATGTGCTGGGGCATTCCATGGGCGGCAAGGCGGCGATGGTTCTTGCCCTGACGCGGCCCGACTTGGTCAACCGCCTGATCGTGGCGGATATTGCGCCCGTCGCCTATGGCCACTCGCAAATTCAATTCATCGAGGCGATGAAGGCGGTGGATTTGGACAAGGTGGAGCGCCGCTCGGACGCGGCAGAGCAGCTCAAACAGGTGGTGGACGACCCCACCCTGATCACATTCTTCACCCAATCCCTTGATGTAAAAGAGAAAAAATGGCGCCTGAACCTGGATGTCCTGGCCCGCGAAATGCCGAGAATCCTGTCTTTTCCCGAGGTGGCAGGACAGTTCGACAAGCCTACGCTTTTCTTGTCCGGGGCCAACTCGGACTATGTGAAGCGTGAATATCGCGAGGGGATCAAGGCGCTGTTCCCGCAGGCGCAATTCGCAAAAATCCCCGGCGCAGGTCATTGGCTTCATGCCGAAAAACCGCGCGAGTTCGAGGCTGCTGTGCGGACCTGGACCACCTGA
- a CDS encoding NAD kinase, with protein sequence MTARIAFVASDAPSAQTARGALVTRYGTVPEEEADVIVALGGDGFMLQTLHGSQHLPAPVYGMNRGTVGFLMNEYSETDLLDRLAAAEEAVINPLKMKAQTVDGKMHDALAINEVSLLRAGPQAAKLKITIDGHLRLEELVCDGALVATPAGSTAYNYSAHGPILPIGSDVLALTAVAAFRPRRWRGALLPKSAHVRFDVINPDRRPVMADADSIWVENVLWVEIQSEPSIEHRLLFDPGHGLEERLLREQFV encoded by the coding sequence ATGACAGCAAGAATAGCCTTCGTCGCCAGTGATGCCCCCTCGGCCCAAACGGCACGCGGGGCGCTTGTTACACGCTATGGCACTGTCCCCGAGGAGGAGGCCGATGTCATTGTCGCCTTGGGCGGGGATGGTTTCATGCTGCAAACCCTGCACGGATCACAGCACCTTCCGGCCCCTGTCTATGGCATGAACCGTGGCACCGTGGGTTTCCTGATGAACGAATACAGCGAAACCGATCTGCTCGATCGTCTTGCCGCCGCCGAGGAGGCGGTGATCAACCCCTTGAAAATGAAGGCACAAACGGTTGATGGTAAAATGCACGATGCGCTTGCCATCAACGAGGTTTCGCTGCTGCGTGCGGGGCCGCAGGCCGCCAAGCTGAAGATCACCATCGATGGCCACCTGCGGCTTGAGGAACTGGTCTGCGATGGGGCGCTTGTCGCCACGCCTGCTGGATCGACGGCCTATAACTATTCCGCCCACGGCCCGATCCTGCCTATCGGGTCGGATGTTCTGGCGCTCACCGCAGTTGCCGCGTTTCGCCCACGTCGCTGGCGCGGGGCGCTGCTGCCCAAATCGGCGCATGTACGTTTCGACGTGATCAACCCCGATAGACGCCCTGTCATGGCCGATGCCGATAGCATATGGGTGGAAAACGTCCTCTGGGTTGAAATCCAGTCCGAGCCCAGCATCGAACACCGCCTGTTGTTTGATCCCGGCCACGGGCTGGAAGAGCGCCTTTTGCGCGAACAATTCGTCTGA
- a CDS encoding CTP synthetase, with product MLRLGLILYVFIGTTLAGSAMIAALAAGYDTTVPVVASAAAGFIAAIPVAWAVARALYSE from the coding sequence ATGCTTCGTTTGGGTCTGATCCTTTACGTTTTCATTGGCACCACCTTGGCGGGCTCCGCCATGATCGCCGCTCTGGCTGCGGGTTATGACACGACTGTGCCCGTGGTGGCCTCGGCGGCCGCAGGGTTCATCGCGGCGATTCCCGTGGCATGGGCCGTGGCGCGGGCGCTATATTCTGAGTAA